The proteins below come from a single Candidatus Edwardsbacteria bacterium genomic window:
- a CDS encoding small multi-drug export protein, protein MTPNRLFRHFLAATALLVSGCSVGWAGQEALIRQISSWGLPGWLVTIIIAMLPVFELRGAIPVAYQLLGIPIAPAVAFSVVGNLIPVVPILLFLGPVSGWLRKVPLFDGFFEWLFSRTRSRSDLIKKYEMVGLMLFVAVPLPMTGAWTGAIMAFLFGIKFWPALLFISLGVLIAAAIVTALVLMGIWGAIIAGTVLSALAVSAAWGSFRKRDHV, encoded by the coding sequence ATGACACCAAACAGACTGTTCAGGCATTTTTTAGCTGCCACCGCGCTCCTGGTATCCGGATGTTCCGTCGGCTGGGCCGGCCAGGAAGCCTTGATCCGGCAGATCAGTTCCTGGGGGCTGCCGGGCTGGCTGGTGACCATTATCATTGCCATGCTGCCGGTCTTCGAGCTGAGGGGGGCCATTCCGGTGGCCTACCAGCTGCTGGGCATCCCGATCGCTCCGGCGGTGGCTTTTTCGGTGGTCGGCAACCTGATCCCGGTGGTCCCGATATTGCTTTTTTTGGGGCCGGTGTCCGGCTGGCTGAGAAAAGTTCCCCTGTTCGACGGGTTCTTTGAATGGTTGTTCTCCCGCACCAGAAGCCGGAGCGATCTGATCAAAAAATACGAAATGGTGGGGCTGATGCTGTTCGTGGCGGTTCCCCTTCCGATGACCGGGGCCTGGACCGGCGCGATCATGGCCTTTCTGTTCGGGATAAAATTCTGGCCAGCGCTGCTTTTCATAAGCCTGGGGGTGTTGATAGCCGCAGCCATCGTAACTGCCCTGGTGCTGATGGGCATCTGGGGCGCAATCATTGCCGGCACGGTCCTCTCGGCCTTGGCCGTTTCGGCCGCCTGGGGATCTTTTAGAAAGAGGGATCATGTCTAA
- the der gene encoding ribosome biogenesis GTPase Der, producing MSNPTVAIIGRPNVGKSTLFNRILKRKLAIVDDRPGVTRDRNYALADWNGREFYLVDTGGLVPNTEDRMEKSIKHQVEIALEEADVLLMVVDRQTGITDIDYHVAKLIRQFGKPYLLLVNKVDDQKHEGDSYEFMKLGLGEPLLIAAGPGRAIGDMLDKVVEMLPRDRVAPLDPSTIKVAVLGKPNVGKSSLINAITGEERVIVDSVPGTTRDSVDTIFEWRNQKYMLIDTAGLRRKSRVKDSLEFYTTLRTEKSLERADVGVLVLDSSEGLSHLDLTLASMLEHSNKAVMVVINKWDLQKDPNKANYLGWLKEQMPFLNFAEFIFTSATEEQGMPQLLQTVISVCYLWRKNVEPEALARAFDQAVEKNRPPSIKGKRIDLYSITQTDVAPPRFLIKASEPELVAPNYQKYLHKQLHEGLGLKGTPIRLMFKRSKPPADWSERNYVDYGGRPRYHSSKGED from the coding sequence ATGTCTAACCCTACTGTGGCCATCATCGGCCGACCCAACGTGGGCAAATCAACCCTGTTCAACCGGATCCTCAAGCGCAAGCTGGCCATCGTGGACGACCGGCCCGGCGTCACCCGGGACCGCAACTACGCCCTGGCGGACTGGAACGGCCGGGAGTTCTACCTGGTCGACACCGGCGGACTGGTGCCCAACACCGAGGACCGGATGGAGAAGTCCATCAAACACCAGGTGGAGATAGCCCTGGAGGAGGCCGATGTGCTGCTGATGGTGGTGGACCGCCAGACCGGGATCACCGATATCGATTACCATGTGGCCAAGCTGATCCGCCAATTCGGCAAGCCGTATCTGCTGCTGGTCAACAAGGTCGACGACCAGAAGCACGAGGGCGACTCCTATGAATTCATGAAGCTGGGCCTGGGGGAGCCGCTGCTGATAGCGGCCGGACCGGGCCGGGCCATCGGCGACATGCTGGACAAGGTGGTGGAGATGCTGCCCAGAGACAGGGTCGCTCCCCTGGACCCGTCCACCATCAAGGTGGCGGTGCTGGGAAAACCCAACGTGGGCAAATCCTCCCTGATCAACGCCATCACCGGGGAGGAGCGGGTGATCGTGGACTCGGTGCCCGGAACCACCCGGGATTCGGTGGACACGATCTTCGAGTGGCGCAACCAGAAATACATGCTGATCGACACCGCCGGATTGCGAAGGAAAAGCAGGGTCAAGGATTCCCTGGAATTCTACACCACCCTCCGGACCGAAAAAAGCCTGGAACGGGCCGACGTGGGGGTGCTGGTGCTGGACAGTTCCGAAGGGCTGTCCCATCTGGACCTGACCCTGGCTTCGATGCTGGAACACTCCAACAAGGCGGTGATGGTGGTGATAAACAAATGGGACCTCCAGAAGGACCCCAACAAGGCCAACTATCTGGGTTGGCTCAAGGAGCAGATGCCTTTTTTGAATTTTGCCGAGTTCATCTTCACCTCGGCCACCGAGGAGCAGGGGATGCCTCAGCTGCTGCAGACCGTGATCTCGGTCTGCTATCTGTGGCGGAAAAATGTCGAACCGGAGGCCCTGGCCCGGGCCTTCGACCAGGCGGTGGAGAAGAACCGGCCGCCCAGCATCAAAGGCAAGCGGATAGACCTGTACTCCATAACCCAGACCGACGTGGCTCCGCCCCGCTTCCTGATCAAGGCCTCCGAGCCGGAGCTGGTGGCGCCCAATTACCAGAAGTACCTCCACAAGCAGCTTCATGAGGGCCTGGGATTAAAAGGGACGCCCATCCGGCTGATGTTCAAGCGTTCCAAGCCGCCGGCCGACTGGAGCGAACGAAACTATGTGGATTACGGCGGCCGGCCGAGATACCATTCCTCCAAGGGGGAAGACTGA
- a CDS encoding phosphatase PAP2 family protein, with the protein MIKLGYKIFRPVDWLIVGFHLLMTLLTLIFRENIGDWQTAFWKYFFSTAAMILLRAVNHRFDRPGLNFVSEWYPILSLPWVYSGTKYFVHALFPWTIDGLLHQADLALLGGDPTLFLRSLGGPWFSDLMQASYCLFFGLIFFSCLILYLKKGRWQFENLQMIILTALYGTYILFILLPAHSPRFIYYHDLPLNGGWLTDTVGSFIDRAAHRGGAFPSGHAAASVAICVFMWRYARAWAPWFIIITLLLLLSTVYGGYHYVADLLAGFAYGGISCLLAILWNRHWRKSLNGNFK; encoded by the coding sequence ATGATTAAGTTGGGATATAAAATATTCCGGCCGGTGGATTGGCTGATAGTGGGTTTTCACCTGCTGATGACCCTGTTGACGCTGATATTCAGGGAGAACATCGGCGATTGGCAGACCGCTTTCTGGAAGTATTTTTTCTCCACCGCCGCCATGATATTGCTCCGGGCGGTCAACCATCGTTTTGACCGGCCCGGGTTGAATTTTGTCTCGGAATGGTACCCCATACTGTCATTGCCCTGGGTTTACAGCGGGACCAAGTATTTCGTCCACGCCCTGTTTCCCTGGACCATCGACGGCCTGCTGCACCAGGCCGATCTGGCCCTGCTGGGGGGCGACCCGACCCTGTTCCTCCGGAGTCTGGGAGGCCCCTGGTTCAGCGACCTGATGCAGGCTTCCTATTGCCTGTTCTTCGGGCTGATATTCTTCAGCTGTCTGATCCTCTATCTGAAAAAGGGCCGGTGGCAGTTCGAGAACCTGCAGATGATCATCCTTACCGCATTGTACGGCACCTATATCCTGTTCATTCTGCTGCCGGCCCACAGCCCCCGTTTCATATATTATCATGACCTTCCGCTGAACGGGGGCTGGCTTACCGACACGGTCGGATCATTTATTGACAGGGCGGCCCACCGGGGAGGGGCTTTCCCGTCGGGCCATGCCGCGGCCTCGGTGGCCATCTGCGTTTTCATGTGGCGCTACGCCCGGGCCTGGGCTCCGTGGTTCATCATCATAACCCTGTTGCTTTTATTATCCACCGTTTACGGAGGATACCATTATGTGGCCGACCTGCTGGCCGGATTCGCCTACGGGGGGATCTCCTGCCTCCTGGCGATCCTCTGGAACCGGCACTGGCGGAAGAGCCTGAACGGGAATTTCAAATGA
- a CDS encoding FecR family protein — translation MKHIKSSSNGVIWLFLVTALVVMGMVSGQLIAKTSSIAKITFYTGQVEVQKPMKDVWSKALFNQSLLSGQKVKTQEDSRAEIGFADGSIIRIDGNSKLDIIDAKKEKSGAQTATAKVWSGKVWANVNKMSKKTKFQLESPTAVAAVRGTVYRMAVSDDQTTKIAVYSGEVAVDNKPIVKFMEQKKAKAGGKQGEIEGPTQIAGPSEVTMEQWVQIVKAQMEITIHPDGTYDIVNFNPIIDSQDDWVKWNQERDEKLGINRD, via the coding sequence ATGAAACATATTAAAAGCAGTTCCAACGGCGTTATCTGGCTTTTTCTGGTCACCGCCCTGGTGGTGATGGGCATGGTGTCGGGTCAGCTGATAGCCAAGACCTCGTCCATCGCCAAGATCACCTTCTATACCGGCCAGGTGGAGGTCCAGAAACCAATGAAAGACGTCTGGAGCAAGGCCCTGTTCAACCAGTCGCTGCTCTCCGGCCAGAAGGTGAAGACCCAGGAGGATTCCCGGGCCGAGATCGGCTTCGCCGACGGCAGCATCATCCGGATAGACGGCAACTCCAAGCTGGATATCATTGACGCCAAAAAGGAGAAGAGCGGGGCCCAGACGGCCACCGCCAAGGTCTGGAGCGGCAAGGTGTGGGCCAACGTCAACAAGATGAGCAAGAAGACCAAGTTCCAGCTGGAATCGCCCACCGCGGTGGCGGCGGTCCGCGGCACGGTCTACCGGATGGCCGTCTCCGACGATCAGACCACCAAGATCGCGGTCTACAGCGGCGAGGTGGCGGTGGACAACAAGCCCATAGTCAAGTTCATGGAGCAGAAGAAGGCCAAGGCCGGCGGGAAGCAGGGCGAGATCGAGGGGCCGACCCAGATCGCCGGTCCCAGCGAGGTGACCATGGAGCAGTGGGTGCAGATCGTCAAGGCCCAGATGGAGATCACCATCCACCCCGACGGGACCTACGACATCGTCAACTTCAATCCCATCATCGACAGCCAGGACGACTGGGTGAAATGGAACCAGGAGCGGGACGAGAAGCTGGGGATAAACCGGGATTAA
- a CDS encoding flagellar assembly protein T N-terminal domain-containing protein yields MMRKLLLFLAAVVMVFSLSYAQDELREITTDGTASVLNNDKAMARDVAIQDALRNAVEQVTGAVISSSTVVENAMVVEDNIYSKAKGYVKAYSVLSEGEADNGLSYNVKVKAQVRAGAIKEDIGDILRGAGNPRLMVLITEQNIGQQQYSGLDVSLNVAENAIMENMRNKGFEFVDQETNERNMRKDKALAAMQGDAAAAAFIGDRAGAEVIITGKSFAKEASGVSDMLGGMKSMQATVSVKAINTDDGRVLVSKSQSDKTIHIDEVAGGTKAIEMAANKVADYLADEIVKKFTRGSNTVTLNVTGIADYQMYTDLVNILKYEIRGVKGVSEREVAGSTGLIEVDTKFNSGQLTSELLYKTFPNFRVRIISRTANKINLKLVARKQ; encoded by the coding sequence ATGATGAGGAAGCTACTATTGTTCCTGGCCGCTGTTGTCATGGTCTTCTCCCTGTCATATGCCCAGGATGAACTGAGGGAGATCACCACCGACGGCACGGCGTCAGTTTTGAATAACGACAAGGCCATGGCCCGGGATGTGGCCATCCAGGACGCCCTGCGCAACGCGGTGGAGCAGGTGACCGGCGCGGTGATCAGCTCCAGCACGGTGGTGGAGAACGCCATGGTGGTGGAGGACAACATCTACTCCAAGGCCAAGGGCTATGTCAAGGCCTACTCGGTGCTCAGCGAGGGCGAGGCCGACAACGGGCTGAGCTATAACGTCAAGGTCAAGGCCCAGGTCCGGGCCGGGGCCATCAAGGAGGACATCGGCGACATCCTGAGGGGGGCCGGCAATCCCCGGCTGATGGTCCTGATCACCGAGCAGAACATCGGCCAGCAACAGTACAGCGGGCTGGATGTCAGCCTGAACGTGGCCGAGAACGCCATCATGGAGAATATGCGCAACAAGGGCTTTGAGTTCGTGGACCAGGAGACCAACGAGCGTAACATGCGCAAGGACAAGGCCCTGGCGGCCATGCAGGGTGACGCTGCCGCGGCGGCCTTCATCGGGGACCGGGCCGGGGCCGAGGTGATCATCACCGGCAAATCGTTCGCCAAGGAGGCCTCCGGGGTCAGCGACATGCTGGGCGGCATGAAATCCATGCAGGCCACCGTCTCGGTCAAGGCCATCAACACCGACGACGGCCGGGTGCTGGTCTCCAAGAGCCAGAGCGACAAGACCATCCATATCGACGAGGTGGCCGGCGGCACCAAGGCCATCGAGATGGCCGCCAACAAGGTGGCCGATTACCTGGCCGACGAGATCGTCAAGAAATTCACCCGGGGCTCCAATACCGTCACCCTCAACGTCACCGGGATCGCCGATTACCAGATGTACACCGACCTGGTCAACATCCTGAAGTACGAGATCCGGGGCGTCAAGGGGGTATCCGAGCGGGAGGTGGCCGGCAGCACCGGATTGATAGAGGTGGACACCAAGTTCAACAGCGGCCAGCTGACCTCGGAACTGCTGTACAAGACCTTCCCCAATTTCAGGGTCAGGATAATCAGCCGCACCGCCAACAAGATCAACCTGAAACTGGTGGCCCGAAAACAATAA
- a CDS encoding DUF512 domain-containing protein has protein sequence MFDLLSINGQKISDNIDLRFHQSDELLEVVYKDRAGKMNRWLIEKGYDHPLGVVLEEPKFHSCGNKCIFCFVDQMPQGMRPALYFKDEDFRLSFLHGNYITLSNISRSDLDRIKQQRLSPLYISVHATDVKLRRKMLGSRREHDLLKVINDLIAGGIEMHTQIVLCPGINDGRHLKKTLSDLLKLYPGLKSIAVVPVGLTKHRQKLYPLRAITKEYSRQLIEEYKRLQQQLRHRFKRTILYFADEFYLNAGLDFPASFWYDDYPQLDNGVGMVRDFWNSFRSLSPDLPKRLKRRKKVLLISGISGARVLKPVTVRLNGISGLDCSVLLVKNRLFGDSVTVSGLLSGRDILSALKAEVRDCDLMVLPENLLNRQGKFIDDLSLGEFGRSLKPVKVVVGLEALIKAI, from the coding sequence ATGTTTGATCTGCTTTCCATCAACGGCCAGAAGATAAGCGACAACATCGATCTCCGTTTTCACCAGAGCGACGAACTGCTGGAGGTGGTCTATAAAGACAGGGCCGGCAAAATGAACCGCTGGCTGATCGAAAAGGGCTATGACCATCCCCTGGGTGTCGTTCTGGAGGAGCCGAAATTTCATTCCTGCGGGAACAAATGCATCTTTTGTTTTGTGGATCAGATGCCACAGGGGATGCGGCCGGCATTATATTTCAAGGATGAGGATTTCCGCCTGTCATTCCTCCACGGAAATTACATCACCCTGAGCAATATCAGCCGTTCCGACCTGGACCGGATCAAGCAGCAGCGTCTGAGCCCCCTTTACATTTCGGTCCATGCCACCGATGTCAAGTTAAGGCGGAAGATGCTGGGAAGCCGGCGAGAGCACGATCTTTTAAAGGTCATCAATGACCTGATCGCCGGGGGGATCGAAATGCATACCCAGATCGTGCTGTGCCCGGGCATCAACGACGGGCGGCATTTGAAAAAAACCCTGTCCGATCTATTGAAGCTGTACCCCGGCCTAAAAAGCATTGCGGTGGTTCCGGTGGGGCTGACCAAACACCGGCAAAAGCTCTATCCACTCCGTGCTATAACCAAGGAATACTCCCGGCAACTTATTGAGGAATATAAGAGATTGCAGCAGCAGTTAAGGCATAGGTTCAAAAGAACAATCCTTTACTTTGCTGACGAGTTCTATCTTAATGCCGGACTTGACTTTCCGGCTTCGTTTTGGTATGATGATTATCCTCAGCTGGACAACGGGGTGGGGATGGTCAGAGATTTTTGGAATAGCTTTCGCTCCCTGTCACCCGATCTCCCGAAGAGGCTTAAGCGGAGGAAAAAGGTTCTTTTAATATCCGGCATCTCCGGAGCCAGGGTGTTGAAGCCGGTGACAGTCCGGCTCAACGGTATCAGCGGCCTGGACTGTTCGGTTCTATTGGTGAAAAACCGGCTGTTCGGGGACTCGGTCACTGTCAGCGGGCTACTGTCCGGCAGGGATATTCTTTCCGCCCTGAAAGCTGAAGTCAGGGACTGCGACCTGATGGTCCTGCCGGAGAACCTGTTGAATCGCCAGGGAAAATTCATCGATGATCTGAGCCTGGGGGAATTCGGGAGAAGTCTCAAACCGGTCAAGGTGGTGGTCGGCCTGGAGGCATTGATCAAGGCAATCTGA
- the plsY gene encoding glycerol-3-phosphate 1-O-acyltransferase PlsY: MLIKICYIVSAYLAGGVPFGFLAGKVFKKVDIREHGSRNLGATNVFRVVGKGPGLAVYLLDALKGFTPVLISKMVWPSASIPGQWFYIAVGLAAILGHVFTPYLRFKGGKGVATASGVLLALEPAATMIALAAFIAVLSASGYVSLGSIIASLVFPISAAVIRIVQNQNPLVPIVALGWLITILIMLTHKKNIIRLLNGTENKFRFKKDKFPSDDK; encoded by the coding sequence GTGCTGATAAAAATATGTTATATCGTATCGGCCTATCTGGCCGGGGGCGTCCCGTTCGGTTTTCTGGCCGGGAAGGTCTTCAAGAAGGTCGATATCCGGGAGCACGGCAGCCGGAACCTGGGAGCCACAAATGTCTTCCGGGTGGTGGGGAAGGGGCCGGGGCTGGCGGTGTATCTTCTGGATGCCCTCAAGGGCTTTACCCCGGTGCTGATATCAAAGATGGTCTGGCCCAGTGCCAGCATTCCCGGCCAATGGTTCTATATCGCAGTGGGGCTGGCGGCCATTCTGGGGCATGTGTTCACCCCTTATCTCAGATTCAAGGGCGGGAAAGGGGTGGCCACCGCCTCCGGAGTCCTTCTGGCCCTGGAGCCGGCGGCCACCATGATCGCTTTGGCCGCCTTCATCGCCGTATTATCGGCCTCCGGCTATGTTTCGCTGGGATCCATAATCGCCTCCCTGGTCTTTCCCATCTCGGCCGCGGTGATCAGAATCGTGCAGAACCAAAATCCCCTGGTCCCCATCGTGGCCCTGGGGTGGTTGATCACGATATTGATAATGCTGACCCATAAGAAAAACATCATCCGGCTGCTCAACGGAACGGAAAACAAGTTCCGTTTCAAAAAAGATAAATTTCCATCGGACGATAAATGA
- a CDS encoding CsgG/HfaB family protein yields the protein MKRITAIFTLIAVACALASGPALAEKSGGLKKRVAVVDFEDKTGHGGWHIGSGMADMLTTALVKSGSFMVIERQQLEQVMKEQKLGLSGAVTPQSAAQVGKLLGVELIVLGSVNEFGQKESSVGGSVGSKVSKGMFGLNKVGVETKTARVGMDIRLVNTTTGEIVAADGFAEEESKKGLDVGTDDFAFSNDSRFDQTLSGKATRKVVNKVVDMITSAMNKLPWSGKILKLNADKTVMLKPGAEGGVKAGDIFNVFSQGEEIIDPDTGLSLGSEEKQVGTIEVVEAKDKYATAKVISGSGFKTGDMVREK from the coding sequence ATGAAAAGAATCACAGCGATCTTCACCCTAATAGCCGTGGCCTGCGCCCTGGCATCCGGCCCGGCCCTGGCGGAGAAATCCGGCGGGCTCAAAAAAAGGGTGGCGGTGGTGGATTTCGAGGATAAGACCGGCCACGGCGGCTGGCACATAGGCTCCGGAATGGCCGACATGCTGACCACCGCTCTGGTGAAATCCGGCAGTTTCATGGTCATCGAGCGCCAGCAGCTGGAGCAGGTGATGAAGGAGCAGAAACTGGGACTGAGCGGCGCGGTCACCCCCCAGAGCGCGGCCCAGGTCGGCAAGCTTCTGGGGGTGGAGCTGATAGTGCTGGGCAGCGTCAACGAGTTCGGCCAGAAGGAATCCTCGGTGGGCGGGTCGGTGGGGAGCAAGGTCTCCAAGGGGATGTTCGGCCTGAATAAAGTGGGGGTGGAGACCAAGACCGCCCGGGTGGGGATGGATATCCGGCTGGTCAACACCACCACCGGCGAGATCGTGGCGGCCGACGGCTTTGCCGAGGAGGAGAGCAAGAAGGGGCTGGACGTGGGCACCGATGATTTCGCCTTTTCCAACGATTCCCGCTTTGACCAGACCCTGTCCGGCAAGGCCACCCGCAAGGTGGTCAACAAGGTGGTGGACATGATAACTTCGGCCATGAACAAGCTGCCCTGGAGCGGCAAGATCCTCAAGCTCAACGCCGACAAGACCGTGATGCTGAAGCCCGGGGCGGAGGGCGGGGTCAAGGCCGGGGACATTTTCAACGTCTTCTCGCAGGGCGAGGAGATCATCGACCCCGATACCGGACTTTCCCTGGGCAGCGAGGAGAAGCAGGTCGGCACCATAGAGGTGGTGGAGGCCAAGGACAAGTATGCCACGGCCAAAGTCATTTCCGGCTCCGGGTTCAAAACGGGCGACATGGTCAGGGAGAAATAA
- a CDS encoding DUF6340 family protein yields MMNRLKLFLPSALAALILFSCGPSTVRLKRLERANLQIPPVTRLAVVDFDDPTHRSLGPAVGNVLVSQLNTQGFYQIMERGKIQSVMKEHAFNMTGAVDPGTIKELGAILGVDAIITGEIISYNVETNRRTEMVERKTGTGRYEEVEKTNPFTKKKYKVKEEIMKTVLVPEERTSKSGTVSINYRMVDIASGKVAVSKTQSSSSQRSYKDNIPGDEQILSGLLNSVTEAFVKDISPHYIVVAKRLLKSKADPNQMGAAYAKQGEWRRAAEIWEKLSAVNQKDPALWHNLGVAYEAMGEVEKAELAYNKAQVIEPGNRLYIEDTAQLRNAFRGALPSENQQVAVNNANGPSSVSAGDGKIVRIESTGEIYVDIGSKSGLKAGDRLLVFGQREIRNPDTGEILDVEQVDKAELSVTKVMLNSALCLISKQQTGNKLALKDKVKIIKIDK; encoded by the coding sequence ATGATGAACCGGCTTAAATTATTTCTGCCGTCCGCTTTGGCGGCGCTGATCCTGTTTTCCTGCGGGCCTTCCACGGTCAGGCTCAAAAGGCTGGAGAGGGCCAACCTGCAGATTCCCCCGGTCACCCGGCTGGCGGTGGTGGACTTCGACGACCCCACCCACCGCAGCCTGGGCCCGGCGGTGGGCAACGTGCTGGTATCCCAGCTCAACACCCAGGGCTTCTACCAGATCATGGAGCGGGGCAAGATCCAGTCGGTGATGAAGGAGCATGCCTTCAACATGACCGGAGCGGTGGACCCCGGCACCATCAAGGAGCTGGGCGCCATCCTGGGGGTGGACGCCATCATCACCGGCGAGATCATCTCCTACAATGTGGAGACCAACCGCCGCACCGAGATGGTGGAGCGGAAGACCGGCACCGGGCGCTATGAGGAGGTGGAGAAGACCAATCCCTTCACCAAGAAGAAGTACAAGGTAAAAGAGGAGATCATGAAGACGGTGCTGGTTCCCGAGGAGCGCACCAGCAAGAGCGGAACGGTCTCCATCAACTACCGGATGGTGGACATCGCCTCCGGCAAGGTGGCGGTAAGCAAGACCCAGAGCTCCAGCTCCCAGCGCAGCTACAAGGACAACATCCCGGGGGATGAGCAGATATTAAGCGGGCTGCTGAACTCGGTCACCGAGGCTTTTGTCAAGGATATCTCGCCCCATTACATCGTGGTGGCCAAAAGGCTGCTCAAATCCAAGGCCGATCCCAACCAGATGGGCGCCGCCTACGCCAAACAGGGCGAATGGAGACGGGCGGCTGAGATCTGGGAAAAGCTGTCGGCCGTGAACCAGAAGGACCCGGCCTTGTGGCACAACCTGGGGGTGGCCTATGAGGCCATGGGCGAGGTGGAGAAGGCCGAACTAGCTTACAACAAGGCCCAGGTCATCGAACCCGGCAACCGGCTGTATATCGAGGACACCGCCCAACTGAGGAATGCCTTCCGCGGGGCCCTGCCATCGGAGAACCAGCAGGTGGCGGTGAACAACGCCAACGGCCCTAGTTCCGTTTCAGCCGGTGACGGCAAGATCGTGCGGATCGAGAGCACCGGGGAGATCTATGTCGATATCGGGTCAAAATCCGGCCTTAAGGCGGGCGACCGGCTGCTGGTCTTCGGTCAGAGGGAGATCCGCAATCCGGATACCGGGGAGATCCTGGATGTGGAGCAGGTGGACAAGGCCGAATTATCGGTGACCAAGGTGATGTTAAACTCGGCTCTCTGCCTGATATCTAAGCAACAAACTGGTAATAAGTTAGCACTGAAAGATAAAGTTAAGATCATTAAAATTGATAAGTAA
- a CDS encoding ElyC/SanA/YdcF family protein: MFILKKIISGIIMPLPVVMVILAAGILLIWPLKKKRAGWIAAAVSFLSLLLLGYGIIGDMMLSDLENRYPAPVGIETHADVKWVVVLGGGMNSDPRLPVTSQLSNGSAVRTIEGIRIHRLLKGAKLLFSGGPVFNPVPEGQGMAQLALDLGLPREEMMTEILSRDTEEQARLIKSLVGADSIFLVTSAVHMPRSMALFKKTGMACIAAPTDFLYKKELQFNPSRLFPGYGGFRKAEAGWHEYMGTLYGRITGRI; encoded by the coding sequence ATGTTCATATTAAAAAAAATAATCAGCGGCATCATAATGCCGTTGCCGGTGGTGATGGTCATTCTGGCGGCAGGTATCCTTCTTATCTGGCCGCTGAAAAAGAAGAGGGCTGGTTGGATCGCTGCCGCGGTATCTTTCTTATCCCTGCTGCTGCTGGGGTACGGCATTATCGGCGACATGATGTTGAGCGACCTGGAGAACAGATATCCCGCGCCGGTCGGCATCGAAACCCACGCCGACGTCAAATGGGTGGTGGTGCTGGGCGGTGGGATGAACAGCGATCCCCGGCTGCCAGTCACCTCCCAACTGAGCAACGGCTCGGCGGTGCGGACTATTGAGGGCATCAGGATCCACCGCCTTCTGAAGGGCGCCAAACTGCTGTTCTCCGGCGGGCCGGTCTTCAACCCGGTCCCGGAGGGCCAGGGGATGGCCCAGCTGGCCCTGGATCTTGGCCTGCCGCGGGAGGAGATGATGACCGAGATATTATCCCGCGACACCGAGGAGCAGGCCCGGCTGATCAAAAGCCTGGTGGGGGCCGACAGCATATTTCTGGTGACCTCGGCGGTCCATATGCCGCGGTCCATGGCGCTGTTCAAAAAGACCGGGATGGCCTGTATTGCGGCGCCCACCGACTTCCTGTATAAAAAAGAACTGCAGTTCAACCCCAGCCGATTGTTTCCCGGCTACGGCGGCTTCCGCAAAGCCGAGGCCGGCTGGCATGAATATATGGGGACCCTATATGGCCGGATAACGGGAAGGATCTGA